The Angustibacter sp. Root456 genome includes the window AGCTCGCCGAGGAGAACGACGGCGTCTAGCCCTCGCCCTCCAAGTCCGCGGCCACATCGACAAAGGCCTGCCAGGCGTCCCGGAGCCGCTCCCGCTCCGCTACGGAGAGCCCGTCGCCGGCCGTCGTAAAAGCCACGTCTTCCGCGACGTCCGCGAGCGCCTCGGCAGCCCGCTGGTAGGGGGTTGACGGGTAGACCGAGTTGGCCCTACTCATTGGCCGTCCTCATGTCCTGCCCCGCCCGCCGCATCGCCGAAGCCTCTGCCACGGCAATGACTATAGTCACGCACGCTTACCGCTTTGCAACGATGCCTGCGCAGGCTTGGGAGCGGAGAACCCCTCCCGCTGGCTTGTCGTCAACCAGGGGCCGTCAGTCATCAGCGTCTAGAACGTCGGCCTCGACCCTCGCGACCACTTCCGCCATGGTTAAGCCCAGGGACCACGCCAGCCGTGCCGCCACCTCGAGGGTCATGCGGCGCTTGCCGGTCTCGATGAGCCCGATGCTGGTTCTGTGGAGCTCGGCCTCCTGGCCGAGCCGCTCCAGCGACCACCCTCGCGCCAGCCTGGCCTCTCGCAGTACCTGGGCTATACCCCTCGCGAAGTCTTCGTCACGACGGGTTGGCACACGTTGAACCTAGGTGGCGGTGCGCGGACAATCCATGCCACTATAATGTCGCTCGCAGAAAATCCGCCCTATTTGCCGGCACTGCTACCAGGCAGTTATGCGACCAGCTGATCTTGATTGACGTGGTCAGGATGCCATGCCGCAGCACCGCCACAGGCGACGATTCAGGGGGTGGAGGCGTTCCGTTCTGGTTCCGTCTGCCCCGTCAAGGACCCATACGTTCGCTCTTCGTTTGCCGGCTCGCCTGACGGTCATCCAGTCCTTGATGTAGGCGCTGCAGCAGTTGCCGTCCCCGAGCTTGGGCGCCGACGCGACCTAAATCGCAGGGACACCGCCCCTCCAAGGACGATCAGGCTGAGGTCACGCAATGCGTTTCCCACCTGCTGGCCATTCACGTTAGTGACGGCTATCGCAGCGTCCCAATCGGGGAGTGCCTGCTCGCTGGCCACGAACGTCAACGTATCCCCCCGGTTCACACCGACGCCTCTCACGATGCGTGGAGATGCTTGGTTCTTCTCACTCAGACCCCATGTTGGAAACTCTACGACCGTTCCTTTCCGCATCGCGCCCTGCGCCTCCCGGGAAACATCGTCGAATGAAGCCCACGCTGAGTTTCCCGGCCCCTCCGACATACGAACGCCATACCCGGTCTCGTAGTCTCCTGTGCGGAAGAATGAGTTGGAAACCGGAACGCGGATCTTCTCGCCGTCCGCGGGACAAACGACGGTAGCTACGGGACTGGGGAGATCCAGTATGTCCATGCGACAAGTCGGCGGAACCTCCGAAGGCACTGCCCCCACGACTGTCCATTCGACGTGCAGGTACCCAGCGATGGCCCTTAGCTCCAGGCTGCCGTCGGGTTGAACTCGGACCGACGGCGGGGCGGCAATGTCAACGTGCGACCACTTGGAGAGCTCTTTCCTTGGCACTCTGACACTAATGACGGGAAGGGCGCTGCTATTTGGCAGGGTCCTCGCGCTGTCATGCAGCCCGAAGATCATGCTGCCGCTCAGGCCGACGAGGGCCCACGAAAACACGACGAAGGCATCGGCGAGCCAACGGGAGATGATAATCAATGCAGCGATCGCGATCGCACTCAATCCCGTCTGCAGCATCAGTTGGGTAATCGGACGGAATCTCTCGTGCGGGTCCCACCACACCTGAGCCCAGAAAGAGATTGCCAGTCCGGCCATTGCGCCAAAGAATAGCGCGAGGAGGGCGCATACGATTGGCGAAGCCGCCCATAGCCGAGACGGCTGGTTATTGGCAACGCGCGGGCTGAGTGTTGAACGCTCTGTGGCTACAGGCTGCAGCGTCTTCGCGCTCGGGGCGCGGCCCCTGGGTGGGCCCGCTGGTGCGGTTGCCCGCCTGTGTCTCCGTTTGTGCCGATCCGGTTCATTGTCGGCGCGTCCCAGTGGCGGAGTCGATGGCACATCCGCAGGTTAGCGATACTCGAGGGACGTCGGTCGTATGCGCGAAGTCGCTTTGGCCGTGCGAGGGCCCCGAAGACGGGGGGGGCTGCACGAACGGCTGACAGTTGAGGTCAGGCGGCCTGGGCGGCGGTTGTGGTCATGATCAGCTCGTATTGACCGGGGTCGATCATCCGATGGCGGCCCGCCTTCGACGGCGGTGATACACCCTCCGAGCATGCAAAGGCAGCGAGACGACGTCTTGACGACGAAGTGCTCTAAGGGCCACAGGATGCCCAGGTCACTTCATAGGCGCGATCCACCAACCCCTTCCCGCTCGCGTACCCCTCCGTGCCTTCGCGATCTGGGTCACATCGGACGTGAACGACTGCTGCTTCGTGAAGTCGCGGGTCAACTCGGAGCCGCCAGCAGCCTCTAGCACGACTTCGCCCGCCTGGCGGTAGAGGTCGCCGGCAGCATCGTCCGCCCACAGCACTCGGCTGAACGCCTCTGCTGCCTTCTCCTGCCTTCTGCTATTCATGGGACCCACCTGATCACCGAGTGCCAGATGCCTCACGGCATGCAGGACGTGGTAGCGGGCCGGCCGCAACGCTCGATCCAGGGACTGCGCCCTGAACAGCGATTCCAGCTTGTACAGCGCTAGTGCGCTCGCATAGTAGTTCTCGAGCTTGTGGTCATCATCGAAGACTCGCTTACCAACCTGGGTATATAGCGTTGAATAGTACCGGGTGGCCCGATGTGCCTCATCGAGAAATACCGATGCGAAGGCCTTCACGAGCTGCGCACGTGTGATGATCTTATACCGAGGTACGCCGGACATACCTGAATACTGCTGTGAGCGCCGCTCGTAGTACAACCGCCTCGAGTCCTCGAAAGTGGCGAAGTAGTCCTCGAGCTTCTTCTGGAAGGACAGAAGTGCGTATAGGTCTTCCTTTGCAACCTTCGTCTGACTGTTGGTTGCTGCAGTGATCGTATTAGCGATTTCGTCACTTTGTGTGATCACCAGGCGCACTGGAACTGACACCTTATCCAATGAGTCTGCCAAGTTGAAGAGAATGTTGGACGTCTGACAGCCGTTCACGATCTGGAAATCTTCGAGCGTGAACTCATTCGCAGTCGTGCGGAGTTGACGGCCGACGATCGTAATCCCGTTATTCAGGACGGCAAACCGATCCGCAGCCTCAATAATCGACCGCCGAATGCCATCGTTGACCTCGTTGCTCTCCCCTTGGAAGTCACGGACATTGTCTTCAAAGATTCCACGCCGAAGGTCGCCGGCCTCATCAGTGACGATGCGCAGGAACTGTGAGCCTGGCAGATAACCTAGGTAGGACTGATCGACACCGTCGATCCTTGGCAGTGTGACCTTATCGCGAAACTCGAAGCTAACGCTGACACTATTCTGGATAGCTCGATAGCGACGCTGAACATCGTCGGCCCCGACTGGCGTTACCGTTACATCGCGAAACAGCGATAGTTCTGCGAGCCGATCACGCGCGGCGTCACGGCGCAGCGAGGGTGTTCTGTCGTCCGCCCAGCGACCAGTTGTGACGTAGAAGAGATGACAGTCCGGATTGCGCTTCAACTTCGCGCCAAGCCCGAATAGGCGTTCTGCTATGTCCTTCGCCGGTCGGAGTCGCGGTGGAACGGAGTCCTCGGCGAAGAATAGGCGCACTTCTTCCCCGAAGTTCGCAATCTTCGCTCCGTCAAACTCGGGACTCGTCTTGGCTTGAATAAAGTAGAAGTCGGGTTCGACGTAGCCGTGGGTCTCTAGGATCGCCTCTAAATCATCGACCGTGGCCACGACTGTGCCACTGATTATCACGGCCACCGAGTCGATTCCGGGTGTGGAGTCGTCGCCGACGGAGACATCGTCCACTGCCAACGTGTCGTGCACTTTCGGCGAGAGGATCGAATAGGCAGCGAAGCGCTCAAACAGCCGGGCTTCGTCCATCCCAGCCAGATCCTCCGACTGGGCGTATTCAGCCACCAGCGACTTGGTGATCTTGTCCACGCGAATGTCCCCCTTTGGACGTCCACACCGAGCCGCACGCATTTGCGGCGCTAAAGGAGACTAGCAACCTTCACCCGTGGAGCAGGCGGTCCTCTGCCGCGGCTACCACTTCGGACAGACTCATGTCGACGGCCCAGGCCAATCGAGCTGCCACGTCGAGCGTCATGCGACGCTTGCCACGCTCGATCAACCCGATGCTGGTTCTGTGCAGACCTGCCTCGTCACCAAGGCGCTCGAGCGACCAACCGCGTGCGAGACGCGCCTCGCGAAGTACGTCGACTACAACCTTGGCGAACTCCTCATCACGCCTTGGCTGCACCTATTGAACCTACGGACAAGGACGCGCGTCATCTACGAGACTATAGTCTCGTAGATGACGCCTACCCCGCCCGCCGACGGCGGGCTCCCTCAACGTCGGCCCTCGACCGGACGTTCGAGCCGTGTTGGCAGCGGTTTGTTGAAGTGATGGCAGAAGGCTGGCCCCAGGCCCTGGAGGGTCGTCGACTGCCGGAGTGGTGGTGGGATGAGGAGTGCAGCCTGGCGGCGGACGACAGCACAGGCGACGACTTCGACGGCCGGGAAGTGGCAGGGCTGCGTAAATGGATCTTGCTGCTCTTGACCGCGGAGCGGACCGAAGGACGGCACATCGGCCGGTCTGCGGTGCGAGTGTTCCCAACCGCTCGGTCTCTCGAGCAGGCTCGGGGCATGGCCCTTCGGTATGGCGTGGAGCAAGATCGATGAGATTGCAGCCAGCTATGAGCGCCGAAGTACACCGTGGCTCCAGCGTTGACGTGCGCTAGTGCACGTGCCAGCCAAAGTCCTAATGGGTACGTTCGTCGTCAAACAACCACGTGCCACCACGCCGTTCCGACCATGCAGGCAGGCCAAAACACCATCCGCCGTCACATTTCGTAATCTACCGTAACCGGTGCGTGATCACTCCAGCGCTCAGCGTATGACGGCGCTCTACCGACCGTGACCCTGTGTGCCCGGTTTGCCAGTTCACGCGTCGCCAACTGGTAATCGATTCTCCATCCGGCGTCGGAGTCGAACGCCTTGCCGCGCCACGACCACCACGTGTACGGCCCGGGGCCGTCGCCGGCGAGCGAGCGGTGGACGTCGACGTACCCGCCGCGAGTCGACAGCCATCGGTCGAGATAGGCGCGCTCCTCGGGCAGGAACCCCGCGCGTCCGACGTTGCCGCGCCAGTTCTTCAGGTCGACCTCGCGGTGCGCCACGTTCAGGTCGCCCGTGACGACGACGTGGTCGCGCTCGCGTCGCAAGGCGGCCATGCGCCGTCCGGCGGCGGCGAGGAAGCGCTGCTTCACCACCTGTCGCGACGTGCCAGCCTCGCCCGTGTGCACGTACGCCGACACGACGGTCAGAGGACCGGCGTCGGTGGCCAGGTCGGCCTCCACCCACCGGCCGCAGGGGTCGAACTCTCGGTGCCCGAAGCCGTGTCGGACGTGCGCGGGCTCGTGCCGGGTCAGCACCGCGACGCCGCACCGGCCGGCGGCGTCGCAGGTGGCGTGCGCCACGTGCCAGCCCGCCAACGGGCTGTCCGCCAGCACCTCGTGCAGCTGCTGTGCCGTCGCCCGCACCTCCTGCAGCGTCACGACATCCGGTGCAGCGTCGGCGAGCCAGGTGAGGCCGCCGCGACGGGCCGCCGCGCGGATGCCGTTGACGTTGGCGGAGACGAGGCGCAGCACGGCCCCATCATGGCCGACGCGTCAGCGTCGGATGAAGTCGGCCACCGTCGTGCACAGTGACGCGCACTGGGTGCCGACACCGACCTGGGTCACCCGAGAATTCAGGATGTTGGCGCGGTGGCCCGGCGAACGCATCCACATCGCGACCAGACTCGGTGCGGACATGCGCGCCCGCGCGATGTTCTCGGCGGCCATGGTGGCCCGGCAGCCGCGCATCACCGTGTACATCGACTGGTGGTACAGCGTCGTCGACGTGCGGAGGCGAAGTGCCCACCGCTCACCGTAGGAGTCGGGGCACGACGTGTAGGCCAGCGGCCGCAGCCCGTGGCGCGAGCGCTGGTAGTTGATCGCCTGCACCACGCGGACCTCGTAGCCGTTGAGGTAGGTCTGCGACTCGGCGGCCTGAGCCGGCGCGTGCGCGGAGACGGCGACGATCCCGCTGGCCGCCACAACGAGGGCCAACGCGACACGGAGAATCACCCTGGGTAGAGCATGCATGCACCGAGGGTAGAGGGACTATCTTGAATTGACTAGTCCCATGGGAGCATTTCCGTGACCACGCGTGACGCACAGCAACGGCGCGGCGTCCTGAGGGGACACCGCGCCGCTGCGCGTCCGGCCGCGGTCGGCCGACCGCCCGTGCTCAGGCGAGCGCCGCCGCGAGGTTCTCGTCGAGCGCCGCGAGGAACTCCTCGGTCGTCAGGTAGGGCTGGTCCGGACCGATGAGCAGCGCGAGGTCCTTGGTCATCTTGCCGCTCTCGACCGTCTCGACGCAGACCCGCTCGAGGGTCTCGGCGAAGCCGGTGACCTCGGGCGTGCCGTCGAGCTTGCCGCGGTGCTTCAGGCCACCGGTCCAGGCGAAGATCGAGGCGATCGGGTTGGTGGACGTCGGCTTGCCGGCCTGGTGCTGGCGGTAGTGACGCGTGACCGTGCCGTGGGCCGCCTCGGCCTCGACCGTCTTGCCGTCGGGCGTCATGAGCACCGACGTCATCAGCCCGAGCGAGCCGAAGCCCTGCGCGACGGTGTCGGACTGCACGTCGCCGTCGTAGTTCTTGCAGGCCCAGACGTAGCCGCCCTCCCACTTCATGGCTGCGGCGACCATGTCGTCGATGAGGCGGTGCTCGTAGGTGAGGCCGGCGGCGTCGAAGTCGGCCTTGTACTCGTTCTCGAAGATCTCGGCGAAAATGTCCTTGAAGGCACCGTCGTAGGCCTTGAGGATCGTGTTCTTCGTCGACAGGTAGACCGGGTAGCCGCGCTGCAGGCCGTACGAGAACGACGCCCGCGCGAAGTCCTCGATGGACTTGTTGAAGTTGTACATGCCCATCGCGACGCCACCATCGGGGCCGTAGTTGGCCACGACGTGCTGGATCGGCTCCGAGCCGTCCTCGGGCGTGAAGGTGATCGTCAGCTGGCCGGCGCCCGGCACCTTGAAGTTGGTGGCCTTGTACTGGTCGCCGTGAGCGTGACGGCCGATGACGATCGGCTTGGTCCAGCCGGGCACCAGGCGCGGGACGTTGCTGATGATGATCGGCTCGCGGAACACCACGCCGCCGAGGATGTTGCGGATCGTGCCGTTCGGCGAGACGTACATCCGCTTGAGGCCGAACTCCTCGACGCGGGCCTCGTCGGGCGTGATGGTCGCGCACTTGACCCCGACGCCGTGCTCCTTGATGGCGTTCGCCGCGTCGATGGTCACCTGGTCGTCGGTGGCGTCGCGGTGCTCGATGCCGAGGTCGAAGTAGCGCAGGTCGATGTCGAGGTAGGGGTGGATCAGGCGGTCCTTGATGAACTGCCAGATGATCCGGGTCATCTCGTCGCCGTCGAGCTCGACGACCGGCCCGGCAACCTTGATCTTCGCCATGGGAGTGCCTCTCGTGGGGGGATTGCTTGACGTCAAGATATCGGCTCGGAGGTGGCTGGTGCCAGGCAGCCGGCGGGCCCGCTCCGGTGGCGGGGCGACGACAGCGGTCCGATCATGACCCCATGACGAGCACTGAGCAGTCGGCGCATCGTCCCGCGAACCCGATTGCCCGGCCGTGGACCGACACGGACGACGGAAGCACCCTGCGCCCGGTGCGCGACGCGCACGACGTCCAGCGCAACCGCCGGTGGCGCGCTGCCTCGGTCATCGCCCTGTGGGCCGTGGTGATCGCCGGTGCCATCGGCCTGCTCGGCGTGCGCTCGCACACGGTGCACGCAACCGGCAGCGGCTACCGCGCCGACTTCACGTACGCCTCCGTGGCCCGGCCGGGCTGGGACGTTCCGTGGCACCTCGTGATCCGCCACCCCGGCGGTTTCGGAGAGGGTCTGGTCACCGTCGCGGTGAGCCGGTCGATGTTCGACATCTACGAGACGCAGGGCTTCCACCCCTCGCCGGACTCCGAGACCGCCGACGGCGAGTACGTCTACCTGGAGTTCTCGCCGCCGCCCGGCGACACCCTCGTCGTCGACTTCGACGCCTACATCCAGCCGACCAGCCAGATCGGCCGCACAGCCACCATCAAGCTCATCACGGGTGGCCAGGAGCGGCTGCGGCTGCACGCCCGCACGCTGCTGCTGCCCTGAGCCGCAGCGGCCCCAGCGAGAGGAGCATCCGATGGAGACCGTCGTGCGCGCGGCGATCATGTTCGTCTTCCTGTGGTTCGTCACCCGC containing:
- a CDS encoding helix-turn-helix domain-containing protein, with the protein product MPTRRDEDFARGIAQVLREARLARGWSLERLGQEAELHRTSIGLIETGKRRMTLEVAARLAWSLGLTMAEVVARVEADVLDADD
- a CDS encoding AIPR family protein, which encodes MDKITKSLVAEYAQSEDLAGMDEARLFERFAAYSILSPKVHDTLAVDDVSVGDDSTPGIDSVAVIISGTVVATVDDLEAILETHGYVEPDFYFIQAKTSPEFDGAKIANFGEEVRLFFAEDSVPPRLRPAKDIAERLFGLGAKLKRNPDCHLFYVTTGRWADDRTPSLRRDAARDRLAELSLFRDVTVTPVGADDVQRRYRAIQNSVSVSFEFRDKVTLPRIDGVDQSYLGYLPGSQFLRIVTDEAGDLRRGIFEDNVRDFQGESNEVNDGIRRSIIEAADRFAVLNNGITIVGRQLRTTANEFTLEDFQIVNGCQTSNILFNLADSLDKVSVPVRLVITQSDEIANTITAATNSQTKVAKEDLYALLSFQKKLEDYFATFEDSRRLYYERRSQQYSGMSGVPRYKIITRAQLVKAFASVFLDEAHRATRYYSTLYTQVGKRVFDDDHKLENYYASALALYKLESLFRAQSLDRALRPARYHVLHAVRHLALGDQVGPMNSRRQEKAAEAFSRVLWADDAAGDLYRQAGEVVLEAAGGSELTRDFTKQQSFTSDVTQIAKARRGTRAGRGWWIAPMK
- a CDS encoding helix-turn-helix transcriptional regulator, whose protein sequence is MQPRRDEEFAKVVVDVLREARLARGWSLERLGDEAGLHRTSIGLIERGKRRMTLDVAARLAWAVDMSLSEVVAAAEDRLLHG
- a CDS encoding exodeoxyribonuclease III, whose product is MLRLVSANVNGIRAAARRGGLTWLADAAPDVVTLQEVRATAQQLHEVLADSPLAGWHVAHATCDAAGRCGVAVLTRHEPAHVRHGFGHREFDPCGRWVEADLATDAGPLTVVSAYVHTGEAGTSRQVVKQRFLAAAGRRMAALRRERDHVVVTGDLNVAHREVDLKNWRGNVGRAGFLPEERAYLDRWLSTRGGYVDVHRSLAGDGPGPYTWWSWRGKAFDSDAGWRIDYQLATRELANRAHRVTVGRAPSYAERWSDHAPVTVDYEM
- a CDS encoding CAP domain-containing protein; amino-acid sequence: MILRVALALVVAASGIVAVSAHAPAQAAESQTYLNGYEVRVVQAINYQRSRHGLRPLAYTSCPDSYGERWALRLRTSTTLYHQSMYTVMRGCRATMAAENIARARMSAPSLVAMWMRSPGHRANILNSRVTQVGVGTQCASLCTTVADFIRR
- a CDS encoding NADP-dependent isocitrate dehydrogenase — protein: MAKIKVAGPVVELDGDEMTRIIWQFIKDRLIHPYLDIDLRYFDLGIEHRDATDDQVTIDAANAIKEHGVGVKCATITPDEARVEEFGLKRMYVSPNGTIRNILGGVVFREPIIISNVPRLVPGWTKPIVIGRHAHGDQYKATNFKVPGAGQLTITFTPEDGSEPIQHVVANYGPDGGVAMGMYNFNKSIEDFARASFSYGLQRGYPVYLSTKNTILKAYDGAFKDIFAEIFENEYKADFDAAGLTYEHRLIDDMVAAAMKWEGGYVWACKNYDGDVQSDTVAQGFGSLGLMTSVLMTPDGKTVEAEAAHGTVTRHYRQHQAGKPTSTNPIASIFAWTGGLKHRGKLDGTPEVTGFAETLERVCVETVESGKMTKDLALLIGPDQPYLTTEEFLAALDENLAAALA